The nucleotide sequence TTACTGTAAAAGCTTGCACTTTTTGTGCCGGATAATTGGGTAAacaccaaggcgaatctattgaaAGTGGTttcagtaaatcagctgatttatttgtttgctttcgccgtgtccatgtggctgtcattgcggaatgaaacaaggcgaattcataatttgttttctactttgccataactttgctttgacaatcaatcgtataaaatattgttgttggcctAGTGCCACCGCATTTAATGAATGCGATTTGGTAAACATGAATTATATACCTACATCCAAATGATTTCTTACTTTCCGAGGCGAAAACTTTATTTGACATTCGTtcaccatttgccgttcgtttgaaattttgtaaaaatgttttttattatcccAAAGCTTCAGATTGTCTTGAGAGCTACAAGCTTTCCAATTCTAGCCGCTGTTTAAAGTTTTGCCAATAGTTCAATCGTTTCCGCTGCATTCCACTTCGAAGTCGTCTTACGCATTTTGATTAAACCGCTgttgtttttaccattttcaaAATCATCCAGCTGTGTGGATCAATAAAGCTTTCACATCCAAATGTGAACTAATAGAGCTTTCATTTCTAAGGCTTAAAGGCTTAAGTTTCAAAGTATTTCAGCAGGATAACGGTAAGCGTTGATTCGCGCATGTGCACTCTTTTTTCGAGGattctccgttttttgttttattatttctcaACCTAAGTTTATTAAGCATTTAGGTTAGCGATAAGAGATTTTtaggaatatttaaaatataatataatttcgtgttgatatttttttttttattatatttttatcttctgcgataatttatttaatgcgagttttttttttgcatatacgcACCAACACACCAACACATGCATAGCACAATATACACTCGTCTACTGCATAAAAAACATATGTaactacttattttatttattcttacatATACGCAAATAAAAGCTCACGTGCACTACGTAAGCCGTTATGTACGCACAAGTACACACACATAAGCGCGTACACACAATTCGAAAAGCAATGCATCGAAATCAATGTAATGACAAATAGTTAAGGACGCATTTTTGCACAAATTCGATACGTTTACCTATACTTACATGGATGCGCACATATTTTGGAAGAACAATAATTATTATGTgacttaaggggacccggtggtctagagcacgaaaatttcacttattttcacgattttttttgccattaaaaattaaaaaaaaaagatttcaccTCTTCGTGCTTATTACTCCATCTATTGAGcacacaacaattttttttttttaaataatatttattattataaaaatgccgctaAAGATGACCCGCTCGAAAAATCGGACCCGGACGTCGTAGGTGATTTCACCACTTCTACTcatttgaaacacaaaatttaagaagattcttaatcagaaagagtgcagttatggtcggaactaaaataaatcgaaaaaattaaaaattgacaaaattgcgagcttttgaaaaaaaagttctacccaaattgggggacatcagaattcgctttagaggtatggttccttcgacaaagtttcttatttttatccctagaatatgattttcacagagcaatgggcgatttttttgcctccccacaaatcgacccggcctaataaataaatataggaaattatttaaataaaattaaggttCTAGCTCCGACGATAGCCATGCATGTTCTGAacaacatattcaaatttcaagtgattccgttgaatagttttgtatttttttcatcgcCGCCGGGCCGAAAAACGTCGTTTCGAAGTAAATGAGtttgaagtttgaggtacaaGAGCACgcagaccgctctctacctagttaatgggctgtagaagctataatattggaaatttccgcatgaaagtttcacagtatattcttaagacacTATACTTTtggaatatcgaaaaaaaaaatcgattttttgaaatttctagaccaccgggtccccttaaatgGCCAAGATGACTTTTGTGTATGCGAAAAGTAAGACCAGAACTCGGtttgacacacatacatacataggcggTTACTACTACCAACATATCTATTAACTCCGCGTTTGTGAAACATATATCGGATTTCGCTATCATACTTTACTACAATTCATATGACTTCTTCAGCCACTGCAAGAATGATACGACTGAAAGGGAATTTTATAGCCTTACTGCACTCTTTTTAAATGTCTGATCTAGCACTGAAGTTCATATcgcaaaatattgttttcaaatTCATCGACACCTTTTCTACTACCACGTACACGTAAAAGAAAAACagagacaacaaaaaaaaaaaagaacaacaaaaaaaggaagaagaaaaagaaaactgtttgctttatttttcttgtaacaATAAATATGCCTACATGGAACTGAAAATCATTATCTCAAAACTCAAAACGAAACGAATGCCGCACAAAACTTGCCGATTTCGGTTCCACACACTCTCATACATACcatacatgcacatgcacatgcatTTGCCACGAAAAAGGTTTGAACAAATGAAACCTAATTACACCGTTCATGcactatacacacacacacacacacacacatacccattCACCGGCACTTATTCGCTTAtattcatcatcgtccacaGCCAGCGCTTGGTACTACCAGTAATCAATTCTCATACGTTTGCCTGCATTAATACTATAATCCTATAAAACCTTATTACACATAAGTATTCCTGAGATCCATTATGCACTAATGCCTTTGTACACATCGTAGCACTGCGAATATTCTTTGTTCATTTGACTCTGATTTGTCGTGTGCGGCATGTTTTCTGTAACTGTGTACACGACCAGTTGTTTTCACTAACCAGCTTTCATCTCACATACATGCGCACATATgactaaaattttcatttgaatttatattggaATCGTTTTTGAGCTTCACCGGTAGCAGGCGCTTACAGCTTGTAGTTGCTAACCATATGTAAGTAGAGAACtaaaattgtttgaattttgCAATTATCCAGCGTTAATTACGAAGTAAATGTAGTCGATGTAGGTATGTAATGGTAGTTATGTTGAAACTTCAACGTTTGTTTGTAATACTTCAAAAAGTTCCTTTTTTGAATTAGTTGTAGCTTTATTGTAGTTATGTACAATACTCGTATATTTCGACATAacctaaaaattagtttaaaattatttgtcgtAGTGCTCTGAGATTTGCCGATAATTTTTagatgtattatattttacccATTACTAatagttttcttttctttccaaAAACTTCTTCAATCTCGTTCTCTAGGAAATGGTAATTATGAAGGTTTTGATGGTCGTTATAAAGGTGAGCTATTTTGTTTCTTGGCTTTATTTTCGACTCTTTCTTAATTCGACCACTCTTTTCATTTCGTTCTAGGTATTAGAGAAGGTCAATATATCCCCGATAATTCGGGCAAATATGTTCATGTTGAAGGTCCCACTGGTCCACCAGCACAACCATATGTACACATAGAGGGACCCCAGGGAGGTTATGGAGGCAACGGCGGAGCTGGCGGTGTCGGCGGTAGAGGCGACGGCGGCGGTGTCGGACCAGGCGGCCCAGGCGGACCTAAGGGACCCGGCGGTCCAAAAGGACCCGGCGGCCCAAAGGGTCCACCCGGCCCCCCTGGTCCACCAGGACCACCAGGTTGTTAAACGAATCGATTGCGAAGCTGAATTATACATAAGCAAAGCACTTGCACTAAATTACTAAatggtacattttttttataaatgtaggACCATTTGGCCCAACTGGACCCGGACCTAAGGGCCCAGGCGGCCCACCTGGACCCCCAGGCCCACCAGGACCAACTCGCCCAGGCCCAGGCGGCCCACCTGGCCCACCAGGACCACCCGGACCAACTCGACCAGGCCCACCCGGCCCACCAGGTCCAACTCGCCCTGGACCACCAGGACCACCCGGCCCAACTCGTCCCGGACCACCAGGACCACCAGGACCAGATCGTCCAGGCCCACCCGGACCTCAGCCACCATACAAACCATTGAGACCAGGACCACCTACAAATCCAAGAGAATCAAATAAGAATACACCCGGCTATTTGCCACCCGTCTCAAAAACTGGTAAAATTACGCTACCTTTTAAATCATCATCATTAGTTGTGGAAGGTGAAATACCCCCGAAAACCACACATACCACTACCAATACACAAACATCTTTCGTGCCAAATTATGGTAATAATAATGATTATGCACAAAAGAAGGTCACCacaaccaccaccaccactaccCACACAACCAACACCAATACTAATACTAACACtcagtttaataataatattaaaactcCACTAACCAATATTCCTCCTTCTTCTCCTCCATCTCCCCCCAAAACCTTCACCACCACCACAACTACGACCAACACGAATACCAATACGAACTCGAACAACAAATATATACCACCAAATCGTGGACCTATTACGAATACATTCCAACGACAGGACGTTTCCATTGAGAAGGAGCAACCGTACAAGACAATAACCACAACtactacaaatacaaatatcggTAATAAATATGGACACAATTTCGACACAAATACGAAAGTAACgactacaaatacaaataagaaCACATACACGAACACAG is from Anastrepha ludens isolate Willacy chromosome 4, idAnaLude1.1, whole genome shotgun sequence and encodes:
- the LOC128860356 gene encoding collagen alpha-1(XVII) chain isoform X2 is translated as MARAVLCMAIACILLQCALAQKVDKENRRLILQIKDQKTTNQQYYSSNFDTRNGNYEGFDGRYKGIREGQYIPDNSGKYVHVEGPTGPPAQPYVHIEGPQGGYGGNGGAGGVGGRGDGGGVGPGGPGGPKGPGGPKGPGGPKGPPGPPGPPGPPGPFGPTGPGPKGPGGPPGPPGPPGPTRPGPGGPPGPPGPPGPTRPGPPGPPGPTRPGPPGPPGPTRPGPPGPPGPDRPGPPGPQPPYKPLRPGPPTNPRESNKNTPGYLPPVSKTGRFH